The Micropterus dolomieu isolate WLL.071019.BEF.003 ecotype Adirondacks linkage group LG23, ASM2129224v1, whole genome shotgun sequence DNA window CACTTAGAAGCAGTGAAACGCCATTTATGTGTGATCTGCATCTGGATATCCTGAGTGTCAGTTGTAAATGCAAGCACATTGTGACTGGAACACGATTAGGTCGgcaagacaaaaacaatttaatccAATCTTCACTCATTTGCCTATGACGTAGGACATGAGTTTGGCAATGGTCAAATGATGGCTCCACCCTCATTTTGTCTGCTGGTTAGCAAAAAATATAGTGATCTAAAGGCAGACAGACTGGTTTGTCCGGTTTGATCTCTCAGGTGTTCTGCTGTCTGCAGGTATTTCTGAAGTAAGAAATGACAGCCTCTCAGTGCAGAGATCAGCCGTGACAAGACACACAACTCAGAGCTTCCTcatcacagagacacacaggtgagacattAACTTTGTTGTTCTTTAGGATCAGACCACaattataatacagaaatagTGTTCTGAACACATACTTTAACCTGTCCTAGTATTTGCGCCATCAAATTTATCTCTTGTAATGACTTTATGCTTTTTTTGTGAAGGACTTTTTAAACCTTAAAGTACCTTAATAAATTCTTAGAATTGTATTTACTTATTTGTATCCTCATAGTTCAGTCTAATGTGTGCTGTTTATCTACCGAAGACCTTTCTCAAccttataaaaaacatttcttagatacatatttttacaacatttatgtgtttgtcaTTACGCATTGGCTGAGAATGTATAATTTCCATTTTGAAAGTCGATTACAAAATTATGTATAttccattaattaattaatgtttgaCATAGATACATTATTAACTTCTTGGTTAAAGTTAGGGAATCTTAATCCTAAATCCTACGGCCGCTAGAGGTCTTTGTCACTTGATTGTTAACATATGTAACTATTGAACATATGTTCAAACAACTGATTCTGTCACTCTTCCTAGGAAGAAAGTCTTAATCTTATCATGCGATGATAAGATAGAAATTTGTCGTGCAGTAGTTGCGGTACAAAGTAGGAAAGAGTGTgaatctaaaatctaaaatattaaTGAGGTGCATAtcaaaagataataaaaataaataaatagctgcatttatatttatatagttatTTTATCATAAGTGCTTTACACTTGGCCTCATACGCTGCAGCCCTGTGAATTGTGAAGGTCCTGCTCTAGTCACACCAATTCCCAACATTATGTCCTCAGTTTGTGCTAATGCATTTCAAACAAACCGTCATCAGAGCACCACAAGAGCGGTATCCTCCTCATTTCATAAAGAATGAGCAAGCATCAAATCCCCTTCTAAGCCTACAACATATTACAGAACAAGTTCTTTCAAACTGTGTAATGCTACAAAGGTTTTCTTACTGAAGTAGAGTGCATATTTTCTAATAGTTTTGATTCATGTTGTAGGAGAGACATTGCCAACCTCAAGGAATTTGTTGTTGGCGCTGTCTATGCTTGTAACTTACACACGTGACGTTAAAAGTGTAACCTGAACTCCACATCCTGGTTTCTTCTTTAGAAGCCATCATGTCTTCCACAATGGTCATCAGGCAGCCTCAGCCTGTAATGGTCTCCCGGGAGTCTGAAGAGTGGGGATCTGGGATTTGTGACTGCTGTGACGACGTGCCCGAGTGTAAGTGTCTTGTATTGAAACCAGTGCAAACGCTGGATCGTAAActgataaatatgtttttaaaatctagtgtttttaaaaatctgacaTCACATATTTATCTAGTTACTTTTTAAGAGCAAATGAGCAAATTTACAAATTTAGTTTACATCTATTGTGGCTGTGACCTCTAGTAGCCGTACAAAGGTTGCACATGAGAAAGAGGGGTTACATACTATGGTCACATATCATCACAATCACAGTAACGcgtgttagaggaggagccactcaaatatttgcagcagcgGCCCCTCGGCCCCAGCCAACAGTTAAATATGACCTATAGTTTATAATTGACCCGAACAAATAGAAATGCTAAAAATAGgtaaatctgataaaagactATTGATACTTATatgtcaaaaatacaaatgtagcctatcaaaaataaaaagagatttGGCACCAAACGAGCCCAATGAACAGCAGTGCTGAATGTATATTGTACACATAGGCCTAGTAGTAGTATAGCAGAACTTGCCcttcagttactttaaaaaataagctttaaatatgatgtttttctataattttaattacttaaCAGCTTATACAAGTCCAGCTAGTAGAACTACATCAGTTAGGCTAATTGACAGACACTGAATTGGCATCTGATTTAGCATtggtcatttttcatgtaaaaacatttcacggTTCCAGCTTTACAAAcctgaagatttgctgctttaactttttattattttaatgtattgttattgattttgaggtttggactgacaaagCAAGCATGCAAGGTGTCATGCAGGGCtctctcactattttcagaattttttacaatcgattaatggagaaaataatcagctgattaatacTAAAAATCATTATTAATAGCAGTCTGATAAAAAACAGTTCAACCACAACcaactacattaatgcatgaggaataataatctaatgatatgaTATATAGTctaatagtataacagtcacatgggacatttttctttttcaatgcagtacttgagtatttttacatcgAGGTAGCGAGGTAGTCCTAATAGcacttttattaaaagaaaaaaaaggatctgaatagCCTAAGTAACTTTGTTCACCAGGTGGCGAAAAAGCCAAAGCTTCTGGTTGTAAGATGTTGGAGAGTTTTTGTCTGCATCACTCATCATTTAGCATGAATTTGGCTACAGGATACTTCAcaacatcagctgctctcaCTATCTTTGATCACAGGGAAGTGATTTtgtccaagaaaaaaaaaaagattcggCACCTACAGTTACCGCATCCATCGGTTCTTGCACTTCCAACTTCCACTCACTCCGTGTGCACACGTGCATCCATGTTACCTAACGAACGTGCTTGCAGCGGGATCACAGAATTTACccggaaacaacacattttaatttctgatcgTCTTAACGGCTCTGGCGTTTAGTACAGAGAAAGCTATGAACTTGGCAGAAAAATGATTGTCCATTAATTGTGTATAGCGGGACAACTTTGTGGGCGTTATCTCTTAACTTACTTCTCAGcgtgagaaatacaaggtgtacgagagacttgagagccctgaTCACAATAGCCAGAAAGTCCCATCATCGAGGCAGTGGCTTGGGTGGACGGATAGTAATTTTGTGGGCTTTCATCCAGGAGACCGGCTTTtggttcctgtgtgaaacaagacTGATTTAGGTTTTATTAATGAAGTTACGTAGGTTGTGTAACTTACTTGTTGCCTATTAGCATTAGCTAAGTATGCTATGTTAGCGTTAGCTTGCTTGTTAGCTTTGTAGCATTAGCTAGCCAATGTGTGTAGCCAGCTAGCCGACTAATTTGGGAAATGCTCATGTGCTTTGTGTTGGGAGACATGGTTAAAACGACCTATATGGTTGTTTAGGTTTTTATGACCTGTTGCTTTTTTGAGTATCTTTGTTGTTTATCTGTTTCTGGTCTGTGTATTTTCTTCCTGGTTAAGGTTGTTTTGGTTTCTGGTGCTGTCCCTGCTTCGCCTGTAAAATTTCCAAGAAATATGGCGAGTGTCTCTGTCTCCCCTTGCTGGAAATCTTTGGTGGCATCATCTCGCCCATCACCATGTCCATGAGGGTCTCCATGCGGCAGCGCTATGGCATCAAAGTAAGGCCACCATTCTttgctgttgttattgttgtcagTTGGCAGAACGGTTTGATCCCTTTTTGCCTTAAAGTCTGATTCTGTAATCTTTTGACCTATATTTACTATATGTTTAATTTTATGGAGGACAAGTCAGACAATtgacaaatttaaaataaatcatttatagtatagatgtattatttatttacaacaaaatatttttttatggcTACAATTAATAGTCAAAAAGATACAAGCTAATGAAATTATGTTTTGTAGAAATATTATAAAACCTTTAAGAAAAAATCTCTAAGcctgcgttcagactgcaggccaaagggacccaaatccgatttttttgctcatatgtgactcagatctgatctttttatgacagtgtgaacaggccaagtcacatggattCTGATCTTTTTCAGTTCGGATTTgagccacttccatatgtggaccaaatccgatacagatcggatctttataaatgcgacctcagtctgcaCACTCGCCGCCAGACGGAGCCACGGTGAACGAAACAGCTCCACAAAAgcgtggctctcttcctcctctaccttgcTATCGTCTGCACACAAATtccctgaaatccaccggatcGCAAGCTCTCTCCTGAGTTACGTGCATGGGGCAGTTGCGTTTtccagcgccagaaaccgtaatgaaaagaacagaaagttgtgaacacttgtcataattcgggagaaacgTGACCCGTGAGAGAACAATGAAAAACGGGAGTCTCCCGTGAGCTAACCAGAAAAGAGCCGGGATCAGCAGCActaatctggaatttcttattaactgtaaaccgttttacttcAACCGTGAGTTTTCTTCtttcactctggtcggtgtttacatctcgCCGCACGCCAACGTTCAGGATGCACAGAGCATGCTGTCCGACTATGTGACCGATACTGATAccgatactgtgtgtggagcagacaaacccggactctcTTGTTATTGTTTTCGGTGACTTTAACTGGGggaatctcagccaagaactccacaaatacagacagtttataaagtgtccaaccagagaggggaacactttggatcactgttacaccacagttagcagtgcctatcacgccgtcacacgcgctccactgggacactctgatcatgtCATGGTCCActtgattcctgcttacagacagaaattaaaactctgtaaacctgtagtgaggacatcaaagaaatagaccagtgaagctgttgaggaactccaggcatgtttggactgctctgactgggatgttttaaAGAAGGCTACCAACactctggatgagtttacagaggctgtgacgtcctacatcagcttctgtgaggacagctgcattccaacacgcaccagggtgagttataacaatgacaaaccctggttcacagctaagctcagagagcggaggttggaaaaggaggaggcatttaggagtggagacagggcgttaaagtacaggtttagcagggaggtgcaagaagctaaacgactgtactcagagagactaaaggaccagttctctgcaaatgaTGCCACTTCTCTCTGGAGGGGATTCAGACAGAAAGCCCCCCACTCCATCAATGactctcgcctggcaaatgagctgaaccaattctactgccgctttgagagtcaatcggacaccatcccccgtgatTCCTCCgttcagcttcagcctcagtccaccacttctttCTCCCCCCTCCTCAGAGTTGACCAGCTccatgagtccgcctacaggtgggagatcgaccatctggtgacctggtgcagccagaacagtctggagctcaacgctctgaagacagtggaggtGGTCgcagacttcagaaagagccccaccctcccccatcatcctgtgtgactcccccgtcaccactgtggactccttccgcttcctgggcaccatcatctcccaggacctcaagtaggaactgaacatcacctccctcaccaagaagacccagcagaggatgtacttactgcggcagctgaagaagttcagcctgccaaagacaatgatggtgcacttctacaccgccatcactgagtccatcctcaccttctccatcaccatctggtagaTTTGTAGCTATAGTTTTATGTACAGAAGATAACACCCATCAGGATGTCATCAGCTGTCAATGATTTCCCAAAAAAAAGATTCATcctgaaattaatgtttttgttgacattACATAATTCAGCCCACTATTTACAGTGTATGTTGTACGAATCCTAAATGGAGGAAGAAAATATGTATACCAAATGCATGAATTAATtattgaaagaaaatgtgagGTCCAGCCTTTCAAGCATTCAGATTGTTGACCTGACGTCACTGTCTTTTGTCTGCAGGACACCATGTGCATGGACTGCGTGTATGCGACCTTCTGTACGGCCTGCAGCTGGTGTCAGATGTccagagagatgaagagaagaAACATCCCCATCGTTTTAGTCAGCGCCAAAAACACATGAGCTCGCTCATCACCACCACCAGGGCTTTTGACATATCCCAATAATACTCAACCTGATTCAGCTGTTACTAACATgtcataattaaaatgtagacCAAACCTCTTTAAGAAAAACAAGTGAATAAAAAAGTGCTTGTATCACTGACTGAAAGTGTCTCTAGCCATAACTGTGTGCCTGTATTACACATTTATTAAGGTTAGCAGCTGTTCTTGATGAGTACAAtttctttgtttaatatttggttctgaatcacacacaaaacacgAGTTTATTATCAGACAACCTGCTGGAATTGTTGTGTAAATCTGTATTGTTTTGATTATTGgtagtattattaatatttgatggtacaattataaatacaatacaactgtagttaaaataaatcaacttaaACAATCACTACAAATACAGAATGCAGCaattgacagttttatttttgcttttcgTACAATGTATATATGCATATTTATCCGCATAACAAGTtgattttcattcattattgattttcaataaaactaattaaattaatatggtatgctgttatttatttatagcctaTATTCATACAGCATGTGCAAGGTATGACCCAAAAAATCCCACTATGAGCAAGGACTTAAGCCGCAGTGGCACGGAAACACTCCTTTTAACATCAATAGCGAGCAGAACCTGGACTCAGAGGGGGCGGCCAGCTGCCTAGACTGGttgggttgagagagagaggatttcTCTGTCACATCCAAAACTTTGTGTTTCATGAAAACAATTTCATTTACTGTTCACTCATTTGCGTGGGGACATGGGTTTGGCAATGATCAATCATTGCTCCACCCTCGTTTTGTCAGCTGgttgataaataataaataatcgcAGGGTGATCTAAAGGCAGACAGACTGGTTTGTCTGGTTTGGTCTCTCAGGTGTTCTGTCTGAGAAATCAACACTTCTAAGTGCAGAGATCAGCTGTGACGGGACGTACAACTCAGAGCTTCCtcttcacagagacacacaggtgagacattAACTATTATAATACAGATATAGTGGTCTATGCGAATATTTGCTTATATTATTCTTCACCTGTCTATATTTAGTATTTGTGTCATCAAATTTTTCTCGCGTAATGATTGTGAAGGACTttgcaaacaataaaatattttaagaatttaatttacttatttgtaTTCATTGTATGTGTGCTGTTTAAGTACCTATGGCACaagaacaagatgagaagatattTGAACAGTATTTTgagtaaatatttgatgctgaaatatatcagtGGGGGGTCAAGGGTCCTCACCCAGAAGACTTGGAGCATTAAGCACttaatttctgcaccaatttatggtggaaatgtctttatttacacgaagggaaacaaaattaagatggcaggtgacaattcaaaatatagaaatataatggaatataatgcagtaagcagcagcttgttgtttcagcttAAGTTGCTTTTTTGGACAATGattttcttgttgcaagctgtttttctgttcaaAGAAACCAACGTTGGCGCATCACCAACTTCCAGGAACTTGTTGTTGGCACTTTGTGTATGCTTATAACTTACACACGTCACATTATTATGTTATCATAACTGGGCAGCACTTGTAGAAGCAGCAaccggtagctccttcaaatTTTGCAACcgttttgtgttttacctgttttttttttaagctttattgctgaaacatgTGTTACCTTTGAAGGAAATACAGCCATTAGAAAAGGAAGACAGGGTTTTTGTAGTAAAAAGCAGCAGATCACAATCTAGATCAGATCACGATCTACCAGACATGGCACCACGGCGGGCGtggtgatcgctcagaggagagggaTAAAgggcttttgttttttattttaagtgttgCCATACACATTTGATTGTGTGTTGGGTTCTGTGtttgtagcatgaagggactacaaattttcttttcattatacaaccttgtgttgtatatatatataatgacaaataaacaaccttgtaccttgtatcaAAAGTGCAACCTGAACTCCACATTCTGGTTTCTTCTTTAGAAGCCATCATGTCTTCCAAGATGGTCATCAGGCAGCCTCAGCCTGTGATGGTCTCCCGGGAGTCTGATCAGTGGGGATCTGGGATTTGTGACTGCTGTGACGACGTGCCCGAGTGTAAGTGTCTAAAACTCACACCAGCTTTTGTTAATCTTATAGCACATGTTTATGTAAATACTTTTTAAGAGCAAACGTGCAAGTTAAACACACAGGGATTACTATACGACGTTTTATCTTTATTGATTTGAAAACCAAAGTAATATTttgaacaaaattaaatatgCCTAAGGATACAGActcaaatcaaatcaatcaacaaATCTGATGTGAGTGagatacactgctcaaaaaaataaagggaacactaaagtaacacatcctagatttgaatgaatgaaataatttcattaaatactcctttctttacatagttgaatgtgctgacaacaaaatcacacaaaaattattaatggaaatcaaatttatcaacccatggaggtctggatttggagtcacactcaaaatcaaagtggaaaaccacactacaggccgatccaactgtgatgtaatgtccttaaaacaagtcaaaatgaggcctgtatgacctccctacaacgcctgggcatgctcttgatgaggtggcggatggtctcctgagggatctcctcccagacctggactaaagcatccgccaactcctggacagtctgtggggCAACGtggtgttggtggatggagcgagacatgatgtcccagatgtgctcagttggattcaggtctggggaacgggcgagccagtccatagcatcaatgccttcctcttgcaggaactgctgacacactccagccacatgaggtctagcattgtcttgcattaggaggaacccagggccaaccgcaccactatatggtctcacaaggggtctgaggatctcatctcggtacctaatggcagtcaggctacctctggcgagcacatggagggctgtgcggtcccccaaagaaatgccaccccacaccattactgacccaccgccaaaccggtcacgctggaggatgttgcaggcagcagaacgttctccacggcgtctccagactctgtcacgtctgtcacatgtgctcagtgtgaacctgctttcatctgtgaagagcacagggcgccagtggcgaatggcaaacgtcctgcacggtgttgggctgtaagcacaacccccacctgtggacgtcgggcctcATACccccctcatggagtctgtttctgaccgtttaaccgctctggacactacgctgatagacacagcaaaccttcttgccacagctcgcattgatgtgccatcctggatgagctgcactacctgagccacttgtgtgggttgtagactccgtctcatgctaccactagagtgaaagcaccgccagcattcaaaagtaaccaaaacatcagccaggaagcataggaactgagaagtggtctgtggtcaccacctgcagaaccactcctttattgagGGTGTTGCTttctaagtggacagtttgatttcacaggagtgtgactgacttggagttacattgtgttaagtgttccctttatttttttgagcagtgtagttttAGACAAAGGACAGATAAAGAATTTTATCTAATCTTCATTTGTATCTTAAAtcattgtgtttctttgtgagtGTTTgtaggtgtgtctgtgttgtctagctgttgcttttctgtgtttttcctgaTTAAGGTTGTTTTGCTTTCTGGTGCTCTTGCTGCTTTGCCTGCAAAACTTCCAAGAAATACGGccagtgtctctgtctccccctgCTGGAAATCTTCGGCGGCATTATTCCGCCTGTCACCATGGCCATGAGGGTCTCCATGCGGCAGCGCTACGGCATCAGAGTAAGACCACAATTCTTTGCTGTAATAATTGTGgttaaataatacgtgtggacCTCCATTTGTCCAGATTTCTATGTCCTCCGGGAACGTCTGAGCACCGCCTCCCAAAAACCCAAATCTTGGTCAGACTGAGGACGGTCTTAGCATATTCACAGTGACCAGACAGCTGTGTAACGTCCAGTCTGTCGATCAGATCGTTGACCTGACcaggactggtaatctggcataccgggcaaatgcctGGTGGGTCATCACACCTATGAGGCAGATAACttcaattatttattcataaaactttataaataataataaaataattaagatTATTAGGGAAAGGGTTCCATTAATAAAATTAGACTGTATAATCTGGTCTATTACACAACACCTGTAGCGTGTtactaaaatgaatgaatactTGGCTAAATGCATGCCATGAATTCATTGTATAAACAGCTATATGTTCATTCCCAGTAtatttttctttgaaaaaaCTTGTAAGCtgacttgtacttgagtatgagtTGTGTACTCCGTGGCCATCTCTGATCACCAGGGATTCAGTAAATGAGTGAATGAGTACACTCATCCACGGCACTACTACTCAGCTTTATGGTGGTTTGGAGGAATATTACAGGAGGTACAAATAATGAAGAGGACtgcaaggatggtgtattgATGAGGGATGTACGACTGATTGTGGTGGTGGATAACCTCGGCCCGGCCAAtgttttgtcccagtccagccatGGACCTGAcgtcgctgtattttgtctgCAGGACACCATGTGCATGGACTGCGTGTATGCGACCTTCTGTAAAGCCTGCAGCTGGTGTCAGATGTccagagagatgaagagaagaAACATCCAAGTTGTTCTAGTCAACGCCAAGAACATATAAGCTCTCTCCTCGCTCCTCATCACCACCAGGGCTGTAACATATTCCAAAAGTGCTCAACCTGCTTCAGCTGTCTCCAGCATGTTATAACTATACTGTAGGATAAAGCCGGAGAAAGACTAGTGTTTAAAAAAGCTTGCGTCACTGACTGAAAGTGTCTGTAGCCATGTGTGACTGTATTACACATTTATTAAGGTTAGCTAACATGGTTGACCTAATACACATCATCATAAAAGCTTCTTCaaaattaatgaaaacaatttttttttttaattattattatgatccctttatttaccttttttatttttcaccctAAAACTCTTactttaacaaaaaaagaatatctGGTCCTGGTTACATGTAGATTTATCCGTCCAATGACTAATAGGAT harbors:
- the LOC123962940 gene encoding cornifelin homolog B-like — its product is MSSTMVIRQPQPVMVSRESEEWGSGICDCCDDVPECCFGFWCCPCFACKISKKYGECLCLPLLEIFGGIISPITMSMRVSMRQRYGIKDTMCMDCVYATFCTACSWCQMSREMKRRNIPIVLVSAKNT
- the LOC123962941 gene encoding cornifelin homolog B-like, whose amino-acid sequence is MSSKMVIRQPQPVMVSRESDQWGSGICDCCDDVPECCFAFWCSCCFACKTSKKYGQCLCLPLLEIFGGIIPPVTMAMRVSMRQRYGIRDTMCMDCVYATFCKACSWCQMSREMKRRNIQVVLVNAKNI